One Candidatus Desulfarcum epimagneticum genomic window carries:
- a CDS encoding conserved hypothetical protein (Evidence 4 : Unknown function but conserved in other organisms), translating to MKNQKDKVRHILALSGGKDSSALAVYLKDKIPNLEYAFCDTGEELDETYTYIHRLQDQLNIDVTWLKSERNFEYYLDMYNGVLPDANTRWCTRMLKIKPYEKYIGDDQTISYVGIRADEFHRRGYEPTKPNIKSEFPFIKNRIYRDDVIRILEEAGLGLPDYYTWRSRSGCYFCFFQQKIEWVGLRKYHNDLFEKAKKFEKFNPETGEHYTWMENESLKALEDSRRRDEIREKYKKRQIQIQKKFKGNQKLMDILTPDDDLCPICHL from the coding sequence ATGAAAAATCAGAAAGATAAAGTGCGTCATATTCTTGCGTTGTCTGGTGGGAAAGATAGCTCTGCTTTGGCTGTGTATTTAAAGGACAAAATTCCAAATCTTGAGTATGCTTTTTGTGATACGGGAGAAGAGCTTGATGAAACGTATACATATATTCATAGATTACAAGACCAGCTAAATATAGACGTGACATGGTTAAAATCAGAAAGGAATTTCGAGTATTACTTGGATATGTACAATGGTGTTCTACCCGATGCTAATACACGATGGTGTACAAGAATGTTGAAAATAAAACCATATGAAAAATACATAGGTGATGATCAAACGATTAGTTATGTAGGGATTCGGGCTGATGAATTTCATCGGAGAGGTTATGAACCAACAAAACCAAATATAAAATCCGAGTTTCCTTTTATCAAAAATAGAATTTACCGAGATGATGTTATCAGAATATTGGAGGAAGCTGGATTAGGGCTTCCTGATTACTATACTTGGCGTTCACGTTCAGGTTGCTATTTCTGTTTTTTCCAACAGAAAATAGAGTGGGTAGGGCTTCGAAAGTATCACAATGACCTGTTCGAAAAAGCGAAAAAATTTGAAAAATTCAATCCTGAAACGGGTGAACACTATACGTGGATGGAAAATGAAAGTCTTAAAGCATTAGAGGATTCGAGAAGAAGAGATGAGATAAGAGAAAAATATAAAAAAAGGCAAATCCAGATCCAAAAAAAGTTCAAAGGTAATCAAAAACTAATGGATATCTTGACACCTGACGACGACCTCTGCCCTATTTGCCACTTATAG
- a CDS encoding conserved hypothetical protein (Evidence 4 : Unknown function but conserved in other organisms) gives MSCKFFPFDPSGDPRSATAFNNPAMQLFGNRFFSDQTRSELLVEFLLVVFSNKKIGSGGEFVSCLPEMSDLMAWSNEKLAYSPKARLNLKLFSLLGASKLDSRHKTHREHHQALIQELEDRIDMDGNGDKDSITRTLENLFLGFQGAGSGRTWCAQSFIPLSDGLLSRETIWKESKARVKSVDSWEELFPSKNSNKYFDMTQHVFLARGGEVLFLQLCNALRQPKSKIKAWGATSDLGFSQEELDPGWLHKALEDEFERFKSHCPSALTRIAEFIDEKLDPDTPEKTDGPEDDRRFINAGWCRTESWQEGYVFAVEIYRLLRAGLDIVDRIHLLEIACALQVLRSLAVQSERLLNPKDSDGKIKYRLAISAPVDNRPAIRRLSQLSVKNIEKQIYQALRNGDAALPENEGKKLRILNQADKSYGGKLFISLSKKLGFIIPRLGPGARFVINQQILRFLVITNIPLGGRLTLDSFKEKIESRHGMVFDADGMDRASQWLTGTGLYLPADTDYWLQEMLEAAGFLIQLSDSCALVSNPADDINKEV, from the coding sequence ATGTCCTGTAAATTTTTTCCTTTTGATCCATCCGGGGATCCAAGATCTGCGACAGCGTTTAACAACCCCGCCATGCAACTTTTTGGGAATCGCTTTTTTTCAGATCAAACTCGCAGTGAATTGTTGGTGGAATTCCTATTGGTTGTCTTCTCTAATAAAAAGATAGGTTCAGGCGGGGAGTTTGTTTCCTGTTTGCCGGAAATGTCGGATTTAATGGCCTGGTCGAACGAAAAATTGGCATACTCACCCAAAGCACGGCTCAACCTTAAACTATTCTCGCTGTTAGGCGCTTCAAAACTGGATTCCCGGCATAAAACCCACCGAGAGCATCACCAGGCATTGATTCAGGAATTAGAAGATCGGATAGATATGGACGGCAATGGTGATAAAGACAGTATCACCCGAACTCTTGAAAATTTATTCCTGGGGTTTCAAGGGGCTGGAAGTGGCCGGACCTGGTGTGCTCAAAGTTTTATTCCTTTATCAGACGGTCTTTTAAGTAGAGAAACAATTTGGAAAGAATCTAAAGCAAGGGTAAAGAGCGTAGATAGTTGGGAAGAATTGTTTCCATCAAAAAATTCTAATAAATATTTTGACATGACGCAGCACGTTTTCCTCGCTCGTGGTGGGGAAGTCCTTTTTTTACAATTATGCAACGCGTTGCGACAACCTAAAAGCAAGATAAAAGCCTGGGGAGCAACATCAGATTTGGGTTTCAGCCAAGAAGAGTTGGATCCTGGATGGCTTCATAAGGCTTTGGAGGATGAGTTTGAACGCTTCAAAAGTCACTGTCCCAGCGCCCTCACCCGGATAGCCGAATTTATTGACGAAAAGCTTGACCCTGACACACCAGAGAAGACAGATGGGCCAGAGGATGATCGGCGTTTTATAAATGCCGGCTGGTGCAGGACGGAATCCTGGCAAGAAGGGTATGTTTTTGCCGTAGAGATTTACCGCCTGCTTCGGGCAGGGTTGGATATTGTGGATCGAATTCATCTTTTGGAAATCGCATGCGCGCTTCAGGTGCTAAGAAGCTTGGCTGTTCAGAGCGAAAGGCTTTTGAATCCAAAAGATTCAGATGGAAAGATAAAATACAGGTTGGCCATATCCGCACCTGTGGATAACCGACCGGCGATCAGACGCTTGTCGCAATTATCGGTTAAAAATATCGAGAAGCAAATTTACCAAGCTCTTAGAAATGGCGATGCAGCGCTGCCGGAAAATGAGGGTAAAAAACTGAGAATTTTGAATCAAGCAGATAAATCTTACGGAGGTAAGCTGTTCATTAGCTTGTCTAAGAAACTTGGTTTTATAATTCCGCGGCTGGGGCCTGGCGCCCGTTTTGTTATTAATCAGCAGATTTTAAGATTTCTTGTGATTACAAATATTCCTTTAGGCGGGCGCCTAACTTTAGACAGTTTTAAAGAAAAAATCGAAAGCAGACATGGAATGGTCTTTGATGCCGACGGCATGGATCGGGCGAGTCAATGGCTTACAGGCACAGGGTTGTACTTGCCTGCTGATACAGATTATTGGCTCCAGGAAATGTTGGAAGCTGCCGGATTTTTAATCCAGCTATCAGATTCCTGCGCGCTTGTGTCCAATCCTGCAGATGATATTAATAAAGAGGTTTGA
- a CDS encoding AAA-like domain protein translates to MHFFALSVRNHIVDLVNKLRNTKTQSRKMILMVPAMPEKTLLKISEAITSRFLAESDVSLTLKIAKVLSDDWSPFSRSMAKEKGWLDERENLTYYRSNVNVEPGKFSLIVLCGADRVTDAASLSDFHSCDPQMIWETKMKSSFEKWIGPKLKSIGIHDISPKDMEKFDRILISLEKAGRADILQISDWLEKLDLNNATNISQALKIMLANFQEFDLPVFSMFPVHLKRQLTPYINRATEFFNYTLFLDPKRRKKALKSVDAVLTAIGAGESTGIVLDEDVIGSYPSDVAFLLGLKKFIETDDPEECSKLKSCDFVVLSDKILKFKRPAESPSERKLGRRKLSGSPFECVLTAVWNTLKDFHSDKQFDPDGIIGQIRIETDQFKHDIESDDNSSGDSAEERANLAREYLTRLIGGIDDILQKQVALTHEDELKIVFSSHLVTPEVNCAYSKTAEPALEFSVYIEKQGSDSKPFRRKFAWRLPEHHMYRLSAELILRVKRVMETHNALHKLPVFYIAYYDELLRASSEEEIRRVLLHSIRDESSQDAVFTNLLNAQWLQVDDPILSKLKRLAKAYEDFICHAGKKGLFSAIFASSSKWADLRIAYQTIFDAIHQNHSYLESSLIGMLVRSFLVIQPRSKAYGDSWHADSYEQSGVATVLHPAVIELLEAQLVFQSRCFNYAANKELKNPEPKKAFKPYAWRTFLDLSTIQTPLSGLLKDAADNLDTNVRGLELIHRIGKPEASEAPLSTRILMPYQDVFDDNGMLNDSEIFQETSESRLLLRLMQDYFDLHPHARDGLSLAVFRNKDIQPVISAVHEYLKDLSNPNTSTKVNKRYVLTPDRQRPYAISVTLFTESNDDTDVAGWIDQWKERWEAAETEKKYQLYRQCRFSIAHRVVERDSGQALQRLVNEQFQTDIAVLYDFIRVGSGAGVDTFENVAEFDVTSRELKFPILEKACCMINDPGKAFKRSRVISNRQFVLGSSHANLLHGLKAKSVQEGTLVIGTGDFSPWRSVIDSLHKKAEWVICVDPNMDERLIKLPASDSSKEREIIGFGSGVGTHGGDNYTVSTEQFSLSDIDSRLSASIRQLYGKKAGWNQDNCNEISKGILSIAKDLSGLSLVRATGAADQYIRDFLAYSLSRKLLKNEKSVLCESLISLDAYRHWFDLAEDSKRPDLLWIQASIKNDDRFHLNMHLIECKLSNESPEHVSKAMLQIENGLKVLISAFTPIESDDSESIEDDRPDRRYWWMQLHRLIACKAIISKSQHSKVLTALERLSEGDYDIAWNASVFTFWINNNPNIQRTGYWLTGEDVRANIYSIGGGFVYKLATGDKDQKVDWAVMESQGEPMDGTVNLSDSSDDDDDGFWEMDDIDDEKLDDAVLELQPIDLLMEIDNDNLEKGNDLNTDKDSNGIEEVDLDGSKTTIEETALAIEHWDRIFLGNTLTGNQPVYWEFGHKDLANRHMLIFGSSGQGKTYAIQCILCEMGKFRQKSLIIDYTNGFLPDQLEPETNDIVAPEQHVVSNNPLPINPFLPQVSDHGGIIIKQNANDVAKRIAGLFNAVYNIGDQQYSVLHRAIMDGVESLREQMNLEQMLAVIEEMTKDKKFKSSAQTLYNKLRPFVLDKPFSHGEKEFDWTSIFQDQDPLCNIFQLAGKDGYSQKLITEFILWDLYGFLQSKGKKSEPKVIVLDEVQNLDHQEDSPLSKYLREGRKFGLSLILATQTMSNMKKDEQDRMFNAEHKLFFRPADTELKSFANIAALFTDQSPNDWIGRLSSLKKGECFSIGQGFNTTSNQLVQKVSKIKISALGERGFNE, encoded by the coding sequence ATGCATTTTTTTGCTCTAAGCGTTCGTAACCATATTGTTGATTTAGTAAATAAATTACGAAACACAAAGACTCAAAGTCGGAAAATGATACTTATGGTCCCGGCGATGCCTGAAAAAACATTGTTGAAAATATCTGAAGCCATAACAAGTCGCTTTTTGGCTGAATCGGATGTTTCTTTAACGCTTAAAATCGCTAAAGTATTATCCGATGATTGGAGCCCTTTTTCCAGGAGTATGGCTAAAGAAAAAGGATGGTTGGATGAGCGTGAGAATTTAACCTACTATCGGAGCAACGTTAATGTTGAACCGGGTAAATTTTCCTTGATCGTTCTTTGTGGCGCAGACCGAGTGACAGATGCTGCAAGTCTATCAGATTTTCATTCTTGTGACCCACAGATGATCTGGGAAACAAAGATGAAAAGTAGTTTCGAGAAATGGATAGGTCCCAAACTTAAGAGTATCGGGATTCATGATATCAGCCCAAAAGATATGGAAAAATTTGATCGTATCCTCATCTCCCTTGAAAAGGCTGGTCGGGCGGATATTCTTCAGATCAGTGACTGGCTTGAAAAATTGGATTTAAACAATGCGACTAACATTTCCCAGGCATTGAAAATAATGCTGGCCAATTTTCAAGAGTTTGATTTACCGGTTTTTTCCATGTTTCCGGTTCATTTGAAACGACAGTTGACCCCCTACATTAATAGAGCAACAGAATTTTTTAATTATACATTGTTCCTTGATCCGAAGCGGCGGAAAAAAGCATTAAAATCAGTTGATGCCGTATTAACTGCAATTGGGGCTGGCGAATCAACGGGTATCGTCTTGGATGAGGATGTTATAGGGTCCTACCCATCAGATGTCGCGTTTCTTTTGGGATTAAAAAAGTTTATTGAAACAGACGATCCTGAAGAATGTTCAAAATTGAAAAGTTGCGATTTTGTTGTGCTTTCGGATAAGATTTTGAAATTTAAGCGGCCGGCGGAATCACCTTCAGAAAGAAAGTTAGGAAGAAGAAAATTATCCGGAAGCCCTTTTGAATGTGTTTTAACTGCAGTGTGGAATACATTAAAAGACTTTCATAGTGATAAACAATTCGATCCGGACGGCATAATAGGCCAGATTCGGATTGAAACGGATCAGTTTAAGCACGATATTGAGAGTGATGACAACAGCAGTGGAGACAGCGCAGAAGAAAGAGCGAACCTTGCTCGGGAATATTTAACACGTTTGATTGGGGGGATAGACGATATCCTTCAAAAGCAGGTGGCGCTGACCCATGAGGATGAACTCAAAATCGTCTTTTCAAGTCACCTGGTAACACCAGAGGTCAATTGTGCGTACAGTAAGACTGCGGAACCTGCATTGGAATTTTCTGTATATATTGAGAAACAGGGGAGTGATAGTAAGCCTTTCAGACGGAAATTTGCCTGGCGACTTCCTGAACATCATATGTACCGTTTGTCTGCAGAGCTGATTCTTCGTGTGAAACGGGTAATGGAGACCCACAACGCTCTTCACAAGCTTCCTGTTTTTTATATTGCTTATTATGATGAGCTATTAAGGGCGAGTTCTGAAGAGGAAATCAGGCGGGTTTTGCTCCATTCTATTAGAGATGAGAGTAGTCAGGACGCTGTTTTTACCAATTTATTAAACGCTCAATGGCTTCAAGTTGATGACCCGATTTTATCAAAGTTAAAGCGCCTGGCTAAAGCATATGAAGATTTCATTTGTCATGCGGGAAAAAAAGGGCTTTTCTCAGCCATTTTTGCTTCTTCCTCCAAATGGGCAGATTTGCGTATAGCTTACCAGACCATATTTGATGCAATACATCAAAATCATAGTTATCTTGAATCTTCACTCATTGGGATGCTGGTTCGATCGTTTCTGGTTATTCAGCCTCGATCCAAGGCATATGGCGATTCGTGGCATGCGGATTCATACGAACAGTCAGGCGTTGCTACGGTCCTTCATCCTGCAGTAATCGAGCTGCTTGAGGCCCAACTCGTGTTTCAATCCCGATGTTTTAACTATGCCGCAAATAAGGAGTTGAAAAATCCAGAACCAAAAAAAGCGTTTAAACCGTATGCCTGGAGAACTTTTTTAGATTTATCCACGATTCAGACGCCTTTAAGCGGACTTCTTAAAGATGCGGCTGATAACTTGGACACTAATGTTCGTGGACTAGAACTTATTCACCGAATCGGAAAACCTGAGGCGTCAGAAGCTCCTTTATCGACCCGAATTCTAATGCCCTACCAAGATGTTTTTGATGATAATGGTATGCTCAATGATTCTGAAATTTTCCAGGAGACGAGTGAGTCAAGATTGCTGCTTCGGCTGATGCAAGACTATTTCGATTTACATCCCCATGCAAGGGATGGATTAAGCCTTGCTGTTTTCCGAAATAAGGACATCCAGCCTGTAATTTCGGCTGTCCATGAATATTTAAAGGATCTTTCCAATCCGAACACCTCGACAAAGGTGAATAAACGATACGTTCTGACTCCTGATCGGCAACGTCCTTATGCGATTAGTGTCACTCTTTTTACCGAATCAAACGATGACACTGATGTTGCCGGTTGGATTGATCAATGGAAGGAACGGTGGGAGGCCGCTGAAACGGAGAAAAAGTATCAATTGTATCGTCAATGTCGCTTTTCTATCGCACATCGGGTCGTTGAAAGGGATAGTGGGCAAGCTTTACAACGATTAGTGAATGAGCAGTTCCAAACAGATATTGCTGTGTTATACGACTTTATTCGAGTCGGAAGCGGAGCAGGTGTTGATACCTTTGAAAACGTGGCTGAATTTGATGTGACAAGCCGAGAGTTAAAGTTCCCCATATTGGAAAAGGCCTGTTGCATGATTAATGACCCTGGGAAAGCGTTTAAGAGAAGCAGGGTCATAAGCAATCGGCAATTTGTGTTGGGATCAAGTCATGCCAATCTGTTGCATGGCTTGAAAGCAAAGAGTGTTCAGGAAGGAACCCTTGTGATCGGCACAGGAGACTTCTCACCATGGCGGTCGGTTATCGATTCCCTCCATAAAAAGGCGGAGTGGGTCATTTGTGTCGATCCGAATATGGATGAGCGGCTGATCAAGCTCCCTGCGTCAGATTCCAGCAAAGAAAGAGAAATTATTGGATTTGGATCGGGTGTGGGAACTCATGGCGGGGACAATTACACCGTTTCAACGGAACAATTCTCATTATCGGATATAGACAGCAGGCTGAGCGCTTCCATTCGTCAGCTATATGGGAAAAAAGCAGGATGGAATCAAGATAATTGCAATGAAATAAGCAAGGGTATTCTTTCCATAGCAAAGGATCTATCAGGATTATCTTTAGTACGGGCGACGGGTGCTGCTGACCAATATATCCGAGATTTTTTAGCGTATTCCCTTTCAAGGAAACTTCTAAAAAATGAAAAATCCGTTCTCTGCGAGTCACTTATATCCCTTGATGCCTATCGACATTGGTTCGATTTGGCTGAGGACAGCAAAAGACCTGATCTGTTATGGATCCAGGCGTCGATTAAAAATGATGATCGTTTTCATTTGAACATGCATCTAATTGAATGCAAACTAAGCAATGAGTCACCAGAGCATGTCAGCAAGGCTATGCTTCAGATTGAAAACGGATTGAAAGTACTGATCTCGGCGTTTACTCCGATTGAGAGTGACGATTCCGAAAGCATTGAGGATGATCGTCCTGATCGCCGCTATTGGTGGATGCAATTGCATCGGTTGATCGCTTGTAAGGCCATAATAAGTAAATCCCAACATTCCAAGGTTCTAACCGCGTTGGAAAGATTGTCTGAAGGTGATTATGACATTGCATGGAATGCATCTGTTTTCACTTTTTGGATTAACAATAACCCAAATATCCAACGAACAGGGTATTGGCTCACAGGAGAAGATGTCAGAGCCAATATTTATTCAATCGGTGGCGGGTTTGTTTATAAACTGGCTACGGGTGATAAAGATCAAAAAGTTGATTGGGCTGTCATGGAATCCCAGGGGGAACCCATGGATGGAACTGTTAACCTGTCTGACAGCTCTGACGACGATGATGATGGATTCTGGGAGATGGATGACATCGATGATGAAAAACTCGATGATGCTGTTTTAGAACTTCAACCAATTGATCTTTTAATGGAAATAGATAATGATAATCTGGAGAAGGGTAATGATTTAAACACGGATAAAGATTCAAATGGGATTGAGGAAGTGGATTTGGATGGATCGAAAACAACGATCGAGGAAACAGCTCTTGCGATTGAGCATTGGGATAGAATTTTCTTAGGTAATACCTTAACAGGAAATCAACCTGTTTATTGGGAGTTTGGGCATAAAGATCTTGCCAACCGGCATATGCTGATATTTGGCTCTTCCGGACAGGGAAAAACCTATGCCATCCAGTGTATTTTGTGCGAAATGGGTAAATTCAGGCAAAAGAGCTTGATCATAGACTATACTAACGGATTTTTGCCCGACCAATTGGAGCCGGAAACCAATGATATAGTCGCTCCCGAGCAGCACGTAGTTTCCAATAATCCGTTACCTATCAATCCCTTCTTACCCCAGGTGTCGGATCACGGCGGGATCATTATCAAGCAAAACGCCAATGATGTTGCAAAAAGAATCGCTGGTTTATTTAATGCCGTTTATAATATCGGCGACCAGCAATACAGCGTGCTTCACCGGGCCATCATGGACGGGGTTGAAAGCCTGAGAGAACAGATGAATCTTGAACAAATGCTTGCCGTCATTGAAGAAATGACCAAGGACAAAAAATTCAAATCCTCTGCCCAGACCCTTTACAATAAGCTCAGACCCTTTGTCTTAGATAAACCCTTTTCACACGGAGAAAAAGAATTTGACTGGACATCGATCTTTCAGGATCAGGATCCCTTGTGTAATATTTTCCAACTTGCCGGTAAGGATGGATACAGCCAGAAGTTGATTACGGAATTTATTCTATGGGATCTATACGGTTTTTTACAATCCAAAGGGAAAAAATCAGAACCCAAAGTGATTGTTTTAGATGAAGTTCAGAATCTTGATCATCAAGAAGATAGCCCTTTATCCAAATATTTACGGGAGGGCCGTAAATTTGGATTATCCCTCATTTTAGCGACCCAAACGATGAGCAATATGAAAAAAGATGAACAAGACCGTATGTTTAATGCCGAGCATAAACTTTTTTTCCGCCCAGCAGATACTGAGCTTAAGTCCTTTGCTAACATAGCCGCGTTGTTTACTGACCAAAGCCCCAATGATTGGATTGGCAGACTCTCGTCCTTGAAAAAGGGGGAGTGTTTCTCAATTGGACAAGGATTTAATACAACTAGCAATCAATTGGTTCAAAAAGTTAGCAAAATAAAGATAAGCGCTTTGGGGGAAAGAGGATTTAATGAGTAA
- a CDS encoding conserved hypothetical protein (Evidence 4 : Unknown function but conserved in other organisms) — MENDVLELIQDLELEINEKNIKPHRFALFLAISKLYEKDPNRSNNFFLDDELEQAFKDAFCILSPNTSSTSAMIEYPYFHLQTSGYWYLHIIKGKENEFQDIIDFKNARFTKHRLRGLVSHASLHEKLVQFLRNEEQRELFNSELKKLYFKMRSNTTNSPTSLLSRVKEDGNSFSNPFVGYLNSLQQVGGSNENALAESQACNDYFSYLHVDHPLTQTIFDELKSDSGNHVILTGHAGDGKSTLAIDVLKKVKGMDPLKPFDEPIKPREDIEDSPISIVKDLSERKKTDDADFVKELVNHKRRFLLVSNTGTLLNLLKEHHGFLRLNESALESKVLEAISNKKGVGDLNFNGVIFKVFNLSLMDNLDLARQIFERMLAQDRWAACANKECRESCPICINVDLIHRNKARVADRVFLAYRRMYEYGGRLTLRQITEHLAYMITSGLEEADISELQKRKARPLKIEYLFFNRFFGDNGGALDPAASNMKAIREIRDQGFGDRPSPLWEHRLWLKTYGQSFAFDMSGCQDEFEQLRKDGSRNATKTTTPGITPGQAREQVRRLLYFLHGFEGEKKDYLGQYLNSPTLLNWVGWQNPSMDLGFNEKSSMERKIYHVLQEHFTGVRLPEGSMQNDRRLYITLSRRKNEVRQSAQIVLAQVDWSTATDLQLTSQESANGLQRKELALVGKETIRGIDLSLSVPFLDYVIMRHFGELGEVLQASYIERLNRYKARLQRRIGSEKNSRIMLVHLKTDHTFRRQKYGVNNGRLEVSDVL; from the coding sequence ATGGAAAATGATGTACTCGAGCTTATCCAAGATTTGGAATTAGAAATCAATGAAAAGAACATAAAACCACACCGTTTTGCTTTATTTTTAGCAATCTCAAAATTGTATGAGAAAGATCCGAACAGATCCAATAATTTTTTTCTTGATGACGAATTAGAGCAAGCATTCAAAGACGCATTTTGTATTTTGAGCCCTAACACAAGTTCAACATCAGCAATGATTGAGTATCCTTATTTCCATTTACAGACAAGTGGATATTGGTACCTTCATATAATCAAAGGGAAGGAAAACGAGTTCCAGGATATTATCGATTTCAAAAATGCAAGATTTACAAAACATCGCCTGAGAGGTTTGGTCAGTCACGCCTCTTTACACGAAAAATTAGTTCAGTTCTTAAGAAACGAAGAGCAAAGAGAACTTTTCAATAGCGAGTTAAAAAAACTATATTTTAAGATGAGATCTAATACAACTAACTCGCCTACTTCTTTACTTAGCAGGGTAAAAGAAGACGGTAATAGTTTTTCAAATCCTTTCGTCGGATACCTGAATTCGTTACAACAGGTAGGCGGCAGCAATGAAAACGCACTGGCAGAATCTCAGGCATGCAACGACTATTTCTCTTATCTCCATGTTGACCATCCTTTAACTCAGACCATTTTCGATGAACTTAAATCAGACTCTGGAAATCATGTCATATTAACAGGACATGCTGGTGATGGGAAATCAACATTAGCCATCGATGTGCTAAAAAAAGTGAAAGGGATGGATCCTTTAAAACCATTCGATGAGCCTATAAAACCAAGGGAAGATATCGAAGATTCCCCTATTAGTATTGTCAAAGATTTAAGCGAACGAAAAAAAACAGATGATGCTGATTTTGTAAAGGAGTTGGTTAATCACAAACGGCGTTTTCTTCTGGTTTCAAATACAGGAACACTTTTAAATTTACTGAAAGAGCATCATGGTTTTTTGCGGTTGAATGAGAGCGCTTTGGAGAGCAAGGTTTTAGAGGCCATCAGCAATAAAAAAGGGGTGGGTGACTTAAACTTTAACGGGGTAATATTCAAAGTTTTTAATCTGTCTTTGATGGATAATCTTGATTTGGCCAGACAAATATTTGAACGCATGCTGGCACAAGATCGCTGGGCTGCCTGTGCAAATAAAGAGTGCCGGGAATCATGCCCTATCTGTATTAATGTTGACTTGATTCATCGCAATAAAGCTCGGGTTGCGGATCGGGTATTTTTAGCTTACCGGAGGATGTATGAATATGGCGGTCGTTTGACGCTTCGCCAAATAACAGAACATTTGGCTTATATGATTACATCCGGGTTAGAAGAGGCAGACATCAGCGAATTGCAGAAACGGAAAGCACGGCCCTTGAAAATAGAATATCTGTTTTTTAACCGTTTTTTTGGTGACAACGGTGGTGCGCTTGACCCAGCCGCTTCGAATATGAAAGCTATCCGGGAAATTCGTGACCAGGGTTTTGGGGATCGACCTTCCCCATTATGGGAGCATCGGTTATGGCTGAAAACATATGGGCAGTCCTTTGCGTTTGATATGTCCGGATGTCAGGACGAATTCGAACAACTCAGAAAAGATGGATCTAGAAACGCTACCAAAACAACAACACCTGGAATAACGCCCGGGCAGGCAAGAGAACAGGTTCGTCGTCTCCTTTATTTCCTTCATGGTTTCGAGGGGGAAAAAAAAGATTATTTGGGGCAGTATCTAAATTCACCAACTCTTTTAAACTGGGTTGGCTGGCAGAATCCGTCAATGGATCTTGGATTCAATGAGAAATCAAGCATGGAACGGAAAATTTATCATGTCCTCCAGGAGCATTTCACAGGTGTAAGACTGCCGGAAGGGTCCATGCAGAATGATAGACGGCTTTACATAACATTGAGTCGCCGTAAAAATGAAGTCAGGCAGAGCGCTCAGATCGTATTGGCGCAGGTTGATTGGTCTACAGCGACAGATTTGCAATTAACGAGTCAGGAGTCCGCCAATGGCCTGCAAAGAAAAGAGCTGGCGCTTGTCGGAAAAGAAACAATTAGAGGCATTGATCTATCTTTAAGTGTTCCCTTTCTTGATTATGTCATTATGAGACATTTTGGCGAACTTGGAGAGGTGTTGCAAGCCTCTTACATTGAGAGGTTGAATCGTTATAAGGCACGTTTACAGCGCCGAATCGGATCTGAAAAGAATTCAAGAATCATGCTGGTCCATCTAAAAACAGACCACACGTTTCGGCGCCAGAAGTACGGGGTGAACAACGGCAGACTGGAGGTGAGTGATGTCCTGTAA